In the genome of Streptomyces fagopyri, the window CGATCAAGGGTCTGACCACCGAGGGCGGGCTGGGCCTGCTCTTCGCGGTCCTGGTCATCCTGGTCTTCCTCGCGTCGGTCCGCTCGACGCTCGTCACCGCGGTGTCCATCCCGCTGTCGGTGGTGCTGGCGCTGATCGTGCTCTGGACCCGTGACCTGTCGCTCAACATGCTCACGCTCGGCGCGCTGACCATCGCGATCGGCCGGGTCGTCGACGACTCGATCGTCGTCCTGGAGAACATCAAGCGGCACCTCGGGTACGGCGAGGAGCGTGAGGAGGCCATCCTCAAGGCGGTGCGCGAGGTGGCGGGCGCGGTCACGTCCTCGACCCTCACCACGGTCGCCGTCTTCCTGCCCATCGGTCTCACCGGCGGCATGGTGGGCGAGCTGTTCGGCTCCTTCAGCCTGACGGTCACGGCGGCGCTGCTGGCGTCCCTGATCGTCTCCCTGACGGTCGTCCCGGTTCTGTCGTACTGGTTCCTGCGTCCCCCCAAGGACATGCCGGCGGACGCCGAGGAGGCACGCCGCACGGCCGAGGAGAAGGAGGCGCGCAGCCGTCTGCAGCGCGTCTACGTCCCCGTCCTGCGCTTCGCCACCCGCCGCCGTCTGACCAGCGTGGCGATCGCGGCGGTCGTCCTGGTCGGCACCTTCGGCATGGCACCGCTGCTGAAGACGAACTTCTTCGACCAGGGCGAGCAGAAGGTGCTCACCCTCAAGCAGGAACTGAAGCCGGGCGCCAGCCTGGCGGCGACCGACGCGCAGGCGAAGAAGGTCGAGCGGATGCTCGACGGCGTCAAGGGCGTCAAGGACTACCAGGTCACGGTCGGCTCGTCCGGTTTCCTGGCCGCGTTCGGTGGCGGCACGGACACCAACCAGGCCTCGTACCAGGTCATGCTGGAGGACTCGGCGTCCGCCGGCGACGTCCAGAACCGTATCGAGGACGGACTCGGCAAGCTCTCCGGCATCGGTACGACGACGGTCGCGGCCGGCGACGGGTTCGGCAACCAGGACCTCAGCGTGGTCGTGAAGGCGGCCGACGCGGGCACCCTGCGCGAGGCGGCGGAGCAGGTGCGCGCCGAGGTCGCGAAGCTCGACGACGTCACGGACGTGACCAGCGACCTGGCGCAGAGCGTTCCGCGCATCTCGGTCAAGGCCAACTCCAAGGCGGCGGCCGCCGGGTTCGACGACGCCACGCTCGGTGCCGCCGTCACCGAGGCGGTGCGCGGCACCACCAGCGGCAAGGCGATCCTGGACGGCAGTGAGCGGGACGTCGTCATCAGGTCGGCGAAGCCGGCCGAGTCGCTGGCCGGGCTCAGGGACCTGCGTCTCGGCGCGGTGAAGCTCGGTGACATCGCGGACGTGAAGCTGGTGGACGGCCCGGTCTCGATGACCCGGATCGACGGCCGGCGGGCCGCCACGATCACGGCGAAGCCGACCGGGGACAACACGGGCGCGGTCAGCTCGGCCCTCACCACGAAGCTGAACGCGCTGAAACTGCCGGCCGGGGCGACCGCCGAGATCGGCGGGGTCTCGCAGAACCAGGACGACGCGTTCAAGAACCTCGGCCTGGCGATGCTGGCGGCGATCGCGATCGTCTTCATGCTGCTGGTCGCGACCTTCCGCTCCCTGGTCCAGCCGCTGATCCTGCTCGTCTCGATCCCGTTCGCGGCGACGGGCGCGATCGGCCTGCTGGTCGTCACGGGTACCCCGATGGGTGTCCCGGCGATGATCGGCATGCTGATGCTCATCGGCATCGTGGTGACGAACGCGATCGTGCTGATCGACCTGATCA includes:
- a CDS encoding efflux RND transporter permease subunit; protein product: MSWLSRFSLAQRALIGLMSIVALAFGAIAIPQLKQQLLPTIELPMVSVLAPYQGASPDVVEKQVVEPIEDTLEGVDGITGVTSTASEGNAVIRASFDYGNNTKQLVADVQQAVNRARVRLPDAVDPQVVAGSTDDIPTVVLAVTSDKDQQALSDQLDRTVVPVLRSIDGVGQVTVDGVRDLQVTVVPDEDKMAAAGLTPAALGQALQAGGATVPAGSFDEGGNNRTVQVGGGFTSLRQVQDLMVTGGQGKKPVRLSSVATVEQEPSKADSLTRTDGRPSLAVNVTMDHDGSAVAISDAVKDKLPGMRKDLGTGSTITVVSDQGPAVSKSIKGLTTEGGLGLLFAVLVILVFLASVRSTLVTAVSIPLSVVLALIVLWTRDLSLNMLTLGALTIAIGRVVDDSIVVLENIKRHLGYGEEREEAILKAVREVAGAVTSSTLTTVAVFLPIGLTGGMVGELFGSFSLTVTAALLASLIVSLTVVPVLSYWFLRPPKDMPADAEEARRTAEEKEARSRLQRVYVPVLRFATRRRLTSVAIAAVVLVGTFGMAPLLKTNFFDQGEQKVLTLKQELKPGASLAATDAQAKKVERMLDGVKGVKDYQVTVGSSGFLAAFGGGTDTNQASYQVMLEDSASAGDVQNRIEDGLGKLSGIGTTTVAAGDGFGNQDLSVVVKAADAGTLREAAEQVRAEVAKLDDVTDVTSDLAQSVPRISVKANSKAAAAGFDDATLGAAVTEAVRGTTSGKAILDGSERDVVIRSAKPAESLAGLRDLRLGAVKLGDIADVKLVDGPVSMTRIDGRRAATITAKPTGDNTGAVSSALTTKLNALKLPAGATAEIGGVSQNQDDAFKNLGLAMLAAIAIVFMLLVATFRSLVQPLILLVSIPFAATGAIGLLVVTGTPMGVPAMIGMLMLIGIVVTNAIVLIDLINQYRRQGYGVVEAVVEGGRHRLRPILMTALATIFALLPMALGVTGEGGFIAQPLAVVVIGGLISSTLLTLLLVPTLYATLELRKERRAGKKAQKRAKKAGNPPQAPSVADEEPEPAQV